ATACTTTAGTGACTCTCATTGCAAGATAGATGGGATTGCAAATATGTGGCTTTTGATTTTGGTTGTTATTGGactataataaattaatattagttttagaATGTTTGTCTttagaatgaaaaaaaaaacttatgtcATTGTGATATGAATAAATATCCGTCCACCAAACAAgtagattcatccaaaaatgggACAGGGAATCGAAAAAAAAATGGATGTAAATTAATGTTTCTTGTGTATTATGATTTTATAGGTTCATACAAGTCGAAAAGAGGCCATCTTTAAGGTTAAAAAGGACGATCCAAAAGCCAAAATGAGGCCATCTTTGATTTTTATAACACTTTCCCCCAGTGTTGTCTACCGTTTACTTTTGCATTAAAATGACATCATTTTATTTTTTATCACTCTAtcacttttattttatattgcTTTGTGGTTGTACATTGTTCACGTTCGTTTTCGTTTTATAAAGTAAAAATTGTGCTTTTGTTAATAATGTTGTTTAGACTTGTGTCCACTTAATGTAGGTGTTTAGGATTGCTTACTTTGAGCTCCTTTTAAGTTTTTGACTTATTAAAAGTTAATAGGTTATTTTTGTAGTGTTTGGATAATGTGTTGAGAATGAGTTTTTGtggtttgaaaagaagaaaaggaaaagttAGATGGTTGTAACTTTTTCAAATAGGAGATGGAAAAGAAGAAAAGGATAAGCAAACCGAAACACCATCAATATACATTATTTTTGTTTGTTACGTTGTTAGAGTAACCCGTCCATCGGACGGGTATTAAATTAGTTTGGCTTATAGGGACAACATGTCGTCTCAATATgtgaatattttttttaaatttaattatttattaataaataataaaaaaacaaaacaaaattattttttaCTTATAgggacgacatgtcgtctctataggttAATTTGGTATATAGGGACGACATGTAATCTCTACACGtgaatatttttttatatttaattatttattaataaacaataaaaaaacaaaattatttttcCTTATAGGGACGACATGTCCTTCCTATAGGTTAGTTAAttgttttttcaaatttttatggAATGGTGGGAAATTTTACCTCCTAAATGAATTTTTTTAGGGAAATGGATTGTATCACCCTTAACTATGCAAAATTGGCCAATATCACGCTCAACTTTCAAGTTGGCTCCCACCACCCTCTACTCGACAAGTTGGTGTCACTGTCACCCCttcgttaaaaaaacactaactgagttagttttTTAAGCCTATGTGGCATTTAGATGATGACTGGGAAGCATACGTGGACAGAAACTTGATATATCATCTGTTTAACATCACTTTAACCATTTAACCCTAATTCCCAAACAATCTCATCTTCTCCCCATCAAATTGCAGACGAAGATCAATTGCAGGTAGAGGGTCATCGTCGTTCTTGCCCTAATACCTCCTCCCCATAGTCGTTCTTGCCCTAATTGCCCATCGAAACATTCAGTCAACATGTCGTCGTCTTCTACCTCTGGTCTAATTCAAAAACCAAAAGTCTTCAAGGTCGATTTGGATGGAAATGTGTACTGTCATCTTCGAGTAGCTGGTCTTAAAAGTGAAAGACATGGTGAAGAATTTTACAGGTGTTCTCACTGGCCTGTAAGTTGAATTTGCATATCAATTTGGTGTTATGTAGATATTCCATTGCAATTTCCTTATAGTTGTTGTGTTTTGTAGAGAGGGGATTGCAAATTCTTCCTCTGGAAAGAAGATGTTGATAAGATGTTCGTTGAACGTTCATACGGCACCTCAACTCAAGTGACGTTTAAAGACCTGAAGATAAAGAACCTTGAATTACACAATATATTGTTAATAGAAGAGAACAAGAACTTGAAAGCAATGAGATTTGACACAAAGACGAAGTCGAAGAAACCATATGTGCTAACCTTTGTAATTGCAATTGCCATATTGTTGTATTTGTGGAATTAGTATTTATTGATAATGAACTGTTGTGGTATTTAGTGTTTGTAACCATTTCTGCCCACTTGTTATGAAATGAAGTGTTTTGTTACTTTGACTCAACTGGACATCTAAGTTAATGTACATGTTGACCATACTTGCAAGTGACTCAAACTGCATATGAAGCCAAAATGGCCAATGTTTGAACCAAAATTGACAAACTGTGTAAAGCAAAAGTGGCCAAAGTTTGACCAATTTGCAGTCAAACTGTAAATAGGTGCATAATTGGCCAAAGTTTGACCAAACTACAGTCAAACTGTAAATAGGTGCATAATTGGCCAAAATATGAACCAAAGTGCAACTGCACTTGCAAGTGACTCAAACTGCATAACTAGGTGCAAAATTGGCCAAAGTTTGACCAATTTGCATTCAAACTGTAACTAGGTGCATAATTggccaaattttgaaccaaagTGCAAGTGCATTGCAGAAACAGCAGACCAAAGTGCAGAAGCACTAAACCAAACTGCTGTCAAACTGTAAGTTGAATCAAAATTGGCCAAAGTGCAGAATCACTAAACCAAACAGCAGAAACACTAAACTAAACAGCAGAATCACCAAACCAACCAGCAGAATCACCAAACCAAACAGCAGAATCACCAAACCAAACTGTAGACTGACCGAAACATACCAAACAGAAAGCATGGTCATCAATTTTTGAGTCAACCTATTAAAGTGTACACAATGACCATAATGGAATATGTACACCAATGTGTGACTCAATCAACAACAAAAGTCAAAAAACATAGAAAAAGTCAAACAATATTGAAAAGTCATACATTGACTACTTAACTGGTCCCACATTGCTAGAAGGTGTTTTTAGACAAAATATTAGAGTCATACATAACATTACCTATTTAAATAAGTCATACATAACAGTGCCACAAACACAAAAGATCACATATAACTTCAGCCTTGATTGGTCTTTCTCTTTCCCTTTTGACTTGACTTGTTGGTTCCCTTTTGAGTGGACTGTTGGGTTGCCTCTTGAGTGGACTGCTGGGTTACCTCTTGAGTGGACTGCtttgttgcctttttagttgacTTCTTCTGTCTCTTTGGAGCAGAGCCACCTGAGACACAAACTTTAAGCCATGTAATTAACTAAAGAATAAACTTAAACTTAATAACATTTACCTTCAGTTGTTTTCCCCTTCTCAgtgcactttcttttgttgtgaCCTCTAACCCCACAATTACTACATTTCATTATAACCCCATGCTTTGTGAGTTTCCCAGGCCTTTTTGGATCTTCATGAGGATCCCTCTTCCTATTCTTCTTGGGCCTACCAGGAGCAGATTTGATTGGTGGTGGATCCATTGGCTGATTGATCTTGGTCCAATACCTTTCACTAGGCAATGGAGGTATTAAGAACTCATAAGCCTTCATGTATGTATCTTTGTGATAACACACATCAACATAGTCTTCAGCATTCTTATGTAAAAAACCAGCAACAGCACATACATGTTTACAAGGATATCCCCTTAACAACATTCCTCCAAGGAAGGTCTTTAGAAAACACCCATCTAAGCACAACACCTTCCTGCATCCATCTAGAAACCCTTTTTTTAGACCATCAAAACATACAAATAGTCTGAAGAATGTTTCACATGTGGCCTCTGGATCTAGATTAATGAAACCTGGTGGAGCAGTTTCCAACTTGAAAGTTGATGATGGATTTGCTTTCCTTAATGCATTCAGATATGAACCAATCTTACTGTAATGATCTCTCATTGATCCATAAAGCTTCTTATGTGCACTTTTCTTAGCCTTATAAGCCAACCACTTACTTATAATCACCTTGTACTTTTGTCTGACAGCAATTATGATTTCCTTAGCAGACCAGTGTGGTTTGGCCTTAAATAAAGGTAGGAACTCATCACCTATAAACTTAGCAGTTAGTTGCCTGTTCTTTATCATGTTTCTTTTGGCAAGTGTGATGGTTTTTCACACTTTTAATCATGTAACATTCTTTCCCTGTGTGCATTGAACAAAATAGATAGAAAGGACACCCTGCTACACACTTGATTACTACACGACCTTCTTGTTTGCTATCACTCTTTGCTATGAAAAGATTCCTGCCATTAGACACAACATATCTTCTAACTGCCTCCTTAAAAGAATCCCTTGAAGCAAACCTTGTCCCAACTTTCCAAACAAACTTCTTTCAGTTAGTTTGTGCACTTACACTAGGAGCAGTTTCCTTAAACTTTTTATCTcgaacatcatcttcttcactatcACCTGGTGTGGCAATATCACCACCTGATTCTTCATAATTACTGTATCCCTCTACATGTGCACAACCTGCATCATTAGATTCATGCAAATTACCTTCTTTTTCATTATGTTTGATAGACTCTTCAAGTATCTTCTTTGTGGCTGCTTCTTCATCCTTGGTAGCTTGTTTAATTGCATCTTGTGATTGTTTCCATTCAAAATCTTCTCTGTCTGAATCTAAGCCAACCAATTCTTCCAAAACCTCATCATCATCAGAATAacaatcctcatcatcatcacaacTGGACTCTTCATTGTAATCACTGTCTTCACtgtcctgttctaaatcagcttCTTTATCACTATGTTGCCCAAAGACTTCTTCCTGTACAACCTTTTTTACTGATTCTTTCACAACCTCTTTAAGATTTGTTTCCTTATCTATATCAAATACCCATGAAGCCTCGTGTACTGGTTCTTCAACAACCTGTTTAACACCTGATGTACTTCCAGATCTagggacttcaggagttgtaaaACATTTACCAGATGCCCTACCCACTTTCACGTGTACTACTT
The Helianthus annuus cultivar XRQ/B chromosome 6, HanXRQr2.0-SUNRISE, whole genome shotgun sequence genome window above contains:
- the LOC110944614 gene encoding serine/threonine-protein phosphatase 4 regulatory subunit 2-like, which translates into the protein MDFDHIAYFELVDYALETKEYESWDFYMYGMDADNGDFKLFRDDKDVLELAMKAKNWSEPFIEVVEEPVHEASWVFDIDKETNLKEVVKESVKKVVQEEVFGQHSDKEADLEQDSEDSDYNEESSCDDDEDCYSDDDEVLEELVGLDSDREDFEWKQSQDAIKQATKDEEAATKKILEESIKHNEKEGNLHESNDAGCAHVEGYSNYEESGGDIATPGDSEEDDVRDKKFKETAPSVSAQTN